The Frondihabitans australicus genome includes a region encoding these proteins:
- a CDS encoding APC family permease gives MSSTKAPTSALPDSGLKRQIGFIGLMWASAGSIIGSGWLFGPEKALDQAGPAAIISWGIGAIAILILALVHAELGGMYPISGGTARFPHLAFGGVAGASFGWFSWLQAVTVSPIEVTAMINYGSTYFPFAKGWLRKDETLTPPGIIAAIIIMLVFVAINFLSVRALANTNSAATWWKIGVPVFTILVLCIVGFHGSNFGAADGFAPEGVKGIISAIPNAGIVFALLGFEQADQLAGESMNPKRDIPRAVIGSVVIGLVIYLALQVAFIGAIPGDKLLHSWTATATQFAAGPFALIAIAAGLGWLAFILYVDAVISPGGTGLIYFTATSRVSFGLSKNGYFPRIFEATTKKGVPWFGLIIAWVFGCICFLPFPSWQSLVGLITSASVLMYAGAPLALGAFRKRLPDVERPFRLPGAMILSPLAFIVANLIILWTGWVTDVKLGACIVLGFIIIGLNRLFKGNSTPVHLNWRAAQWLFPYLVGMALIVYLSDWNPTGPNIFPFGIDILVTAVFSVIIYFWAVQTSLSTGEILVLVEETQVHAEEVEAAMPDVAA, from the coding sequence ATGTCATCCACCAAAGCGCCGACCAGCGCTCTCCCCGACAGCGGGCTGAAGCGCCAGATCGGCTTCATCGGCCTGATGTGGGCCTCGGCCGGGTCGATCATCGGCTCCGGCTGGCTCTTCGGACCAGAAAAAGCTCTCGACCAGGCGGGCCCCGCCGCGATCATCTCGTGGGGCATCGGCGCCATCGCGATTCTGATCCTGGCCCTCGTCCACGCCGAGCTCGGCGGCATGTACCCCATCTCGGGCGGAACAGCGCGGTTCCCCCACCTGGCCTTCGGCGGAGTCGCGGGTGCGTCGTTCGGCTGGTTCTCGTGGCTGCAGGCCGTCACGGTCTCGCCGATCGAGGTCACGGCCATGATCAACTACGGCTCGACTTACTTCCCGTTCGCGAAGGGTTGGCTCCGCAAGGACGAGACCCTGACGCCTCCCGGCATCATCGCGGCGATCATCATCATGCTGGTGTTCGTCGCGATCAACTTCCTCAGCGTCCGCGCGCTGGCGAACACGAACTCGGCTGCGACCTGGTGGAAGATCGGCGTCCCCGTCTTCACGATCCTGGTCCTGTGCATCGTCGGCTTCCACGGCTCGAACTTCGGCGCCGCCGACGGCTTCGCACCCGAGGGCGTGAAGGGCATCATCTCGGCGATCCCGAATGCGGGCATCGTATTCGCGCTCCTGGGCTTCGAGCAGGCCGACCAACTGGCCGGTGAGTCGATGAACCCGAAGCGCGACATCCCCCGCGCCGTCATCGGGTCCGTCGTGATCGGCCTGGTCATCTACCTGGCCCTGCAGGTCGCCTTCATCGGCGCGATCCCCGGCGACAAGCTGCTCCACTCGTGGACCGCGACGGCCACGCAGTTCGCGGCCGGACCCTTCGCTCTCATCGCGATCGCGGCCGGACTCGGCTGGCTGGCGTTCATCCTGTACGTCGATGCGGTGATCAGCCCCGGTGGCACTGGCCTCATCTACTTCACCGCTACCTCGCGCGTGTCGTTCGGCCTCTCGAAGAACGGCTACTTCCCCCGCATCTTCGAAGCCACCACGAAGAAGGGCGTGCCGTGGTTCGGCCTCATCATCGCCTGGGTCTTCGGTTGCATCTGCTTCCTGCCGTTCCCCTCGTGGCAGTCGCTCGTCGGGCTCATCACGAGCGCCTCGGTGCTCATGTACGCCGGTGCACCGCTCGCCCTGGGCGCGTTCCGCAAGCGCTTGCCCGACGTCGAGCGCCCCTTCCGCCTCCCCGGTGCGATGATCCTGTCGCCGCTGGCGTTCATCGTCGCCAACCTGATCATCCTCTGGACCGGTTGGGTCACCGACGTCAAGCTCGGCGCCTGCATCGTCCTGGGCTTCATCATCATCGGGCTCAACCGTCTCTTCAAGGGCAACTCGACGCCGGTGCACCTCAACTGGCGAGCCGCTCAGTGGCTGTTCCCCTACCTCGTCGGCATGGCGCTCATCGTCTACCTGTCCGACTGGAACCCGACCGGCCCGAACATCTTCCCGTTCGGCATCGACATCCTGGTGACCGCGGTCTTCAGCGTGATCATCTACTTCTGGGCAGTCCAGACGTCGCTGTCGACCGGTGAGATCCTCGTGCTGGTCGAGGAGACCCAGGTGCACGCCGAAGAGGTCGAGGCAGCGATGCCCGACGTCGCGGCCTAG
- a CDS encoding TetR-like C-terminal domain-containing protein, whose translation MEAGASRRVGRPRDPFIEGRLLRVTQELIAEIGIEALTMNRVAERAGASKATIFRRWDDKRSLIRDAVAAFDVDTTIPNTGALRTDLDELIRTWVSPIGYPPAEFRHVIAAISRDPDIWRAYDAATHAERTRSLTAVVRRAVTRGEAPAVRYDAAFVTRAVHALAVEHAAQRELPLDDAFVSRVIDSIVEPILGVGRDPEADAADVAAGIPLHVRR comes from the coding sequence GTGGAAGCAGGAGCCAGTCGCCGAGTCGGCCGCCCCCGCGACCCGTTCATCGAGGGCCGGCTGCTGCGCGTGACGCAGGAGCTCATCGCCGAGATCGGCATCGAGGCCCTCACCATGAACCGCGTGGCCGAGCGCGCCGGGGCGTCGAAGGCCACGATCTTCCGCCGGTGGGACGACAAGAGGTCGCTGATCCGCGACGCGGTCGCCGCGTTCGACGTCGACACCACGATCCCGAACACCGGGGCGCTGCGCACCGACCTCGACGAGCTGATCCGCACCTGGGTAAGCCCGATCGGCTACCCGCCCGCCGAGTTCCGGCACGTGATCGCCGCCATCTCGCGCGACCCCGACATCTGGCGCGCGTACGACGCGGCCACGCACGCCGAGCGCACCCGGTCGCTGACGGCCGTCGTGCGTCGCGCCGTCACCCGGGGTGAGGCGCCCGCGGTGCGGTACGACGCCGCGTTCGTCACCCGCGCCGTGCACGCGCTCGCCGTCGAGCACGCCGCCCAGCGCGAGCTTCCGCTCGACGACGCGTTCGTCTCGCGGGTGATCGACAGCATCGTGGAGCCGATCCTCGGCGTCGGGCGCGACCCCGAGGCCGATGCCGCCGACGTGGCCGCGGGCATCCCCCTGCACGTGCGCCGCTGA
- a CDS encoding AMP-binding protein — protein sequence MLSSTRIPFDDPEFSERHPDAGPPKSLLTHWRLAVAQSPDSPAALDADGVTLTYAEVDRLSDAVAVAILDAVGDDDRPIAAVLAHDSRAVVALMALLKTGRIRVVLDTHLPEQRLAQIVELSTAALALVDDRHRGLAETLRGPGGLRTLLSLDELLDAASARTGDVDDVPDARLATGAAREGKDPFEIVFTSGSTGVPKGVVQRHGAFVNDIDGVLGLRKIGPGDSSAIVLPLSFVAGSANLLLTLIAGARAVLVDPRDAGLAPLVALMRAGEITTLAGTPHLVRGIVAALGEGEMLDGVSIISTLGEAVHGRDVREILAHLPAHARFMNEVGSSETNGIAVHVVEQGDEVRDGALPAGRPFRGRAVRIVDADGRDVAPGEAGEVLVVSHYLSGGYWHAPELNAEKFGVDGDGVPFVRQGDLGRVGADGVLHLLGRGDAGVKIRGYLVEPSEVEGALLAMDDITEAVVIPQISQATPPAPTRLAAYVVPSKSGRTPSSAAIRRALRAVLPEYMVPSEIVQLPALPRTERGKIDRRALPPVPERRPDVDAMDQRELAMSTIWQQVLELPELAPDDDFMALGGDSLSAEELLSLVKEHFGVDVPSAAILQHPTLREFTARVVAEAAPEPANPDVVSFHPDAAGTPFFGFAGAGALALTFLPLAKRFPDSPFHAFQQHGIERRAVPDRSVEAMAARHARSIVDLHPSGPYRLIGHSFGGVVALEVARQLTEAGREVESVTILDTYLPRNVETADSEESPAADESLAVSGGQEPTLATGPIRALAGVKALPSVLLHRLVPDGLPPRDEYGRQIRAHLAGYLVHRGQRQYDSFFDRSVLLMRKHVVRPCPGRAALVLADENPDGPLAWDGVLTGDRRDIVIEAEHTSILREPFVAQLADELRAFVDAAPVSA from the coding sequence ATGCTCTCGAGCACCCGAATTCCTTTCGACGACCCCGAATTCTCCGAGCGGCACCCCGACGCCGGGCCGCCGAAGTCGTTGCTGACGCACTGGCGTCTCGCCGTCGCGCAGAGCCCGGACTCGCCCGCCGCACTGGACGCCGACGGCGTCACCCTCACGTACGCCGAGGTCGACCGCTTGAGCGATGCCGTCGCGGTGGCGATCCTCGACGCGGTGGGTGACGACGACCGGCCGATCGCCGCCGTCCTCGCGCACGACTCCCGAGCGGTCGTCGCGCTCATGGCGCTGCTCAAGACCGGCCGCATCCGCGTCGTCCTCGACACGCACCTGCCCGAGCAGCGCCTCGCCCAGATCGTCGAGCTGTCGACGGCCGCCCTCGCTCTCGTCGACGACCGCCACCGCGGCCTCGCCGAGACCCTTCGCGGCCCCGGGGGCCTCCGGACGCTGCTGTCGCTCGACGAGCTCCTGGACGCCGCCTCCGCGCGGACCGGCGACGTCGACGACGTCCCCGACGCGCGGCTCGCCACCGGCGCGGCCCGTGAGGGCAAGGATCCGTTCGAGATCGTCTTCACCTCCGGGTCGACCGGCGTCCCGAAGGGCGTCGTGCAGCGGCACGGCGCGTTCGTCAACGACATCGACGGGGTCCTCGGCCTCCGGAAGATCGGACCGGGCGACAGCTCGGCCATCGTGCTGCCGCTCTCCTTCGTCGCCGGCTCGGCGAACCTGCTCCTGACCCTGATCGCCGGCGCACGCGCCGTCCTCGTCGACCCGCGCGACGCCGGGCTGGCCCCGCTCGTCGCCCTGATGCGCGCCGGGGAGATCACGACGCTCGCGGGCACTCCGCACCTCGTGCGAGGCATCGTCGCCGCCCTCGGGGAGGGCGAGATGCTGGACGGCGTCTCGATCATCAGCACCCTCGGCGAAGCGGTGCACGGCCGCGACGTCCGTGAGATCCTGGCCCATCTGCCCGCCCACGCGCGCTTCATGAACGAGGTCGGGTCGTCCGAGACCAACGGCATCGCCGTGCACGTCGTCGAACAGGGCGACGAGGTCCGCGACGGCGCGCTCCCCGCGGGGCGTCCGTTCCGCGGCCGCGCGGTCCGCATCGTCGACGCCGACGGGCGTGACGTCGCCCCCGGCGAGGCGGGCGAAGTGCTCGTGGTCTCGCACTACCTCTCGGGCGGCTACTGGCACGCACCCGAGCTGAACGCCGAGAAGTTCGGCGTCGACGGCGACGGTGTGCCGTTCGTGCGCCAGGGCGACCTCGGCCGGGTCGGTGCCGACGGCGTGCTGCACCTCCTCGGGCGGGGCGACGCCGGCGTCAAGATCCGCGGCTACCTCGTCGAGCCGAGCGAGGTCGAAGGCGCCCTGCTGGCCATGGACGACATCACCGAGGCCGTCGTGATCCCCCAGATCTCGCAGGCGACGCCGCCCGCTCCGACACGGCTGGCCGCCTACGTCGTGCCGTCGAAGTCGGGCCGCACCCCGTCGAGCGCCGCCATCCGCCGCGCCCTGAGGGCGGTGCTGCCGGAGTACATGGTGCCCTCCGAGATCGTCCAGCTTCCCGCCCTGCCCCGCACCGAGCGGGGCAAGATCGACCGCCGCGCCCTGCCGCCGGTGCCCGAGCGCCGGCCCGACGTCGACGCGATGGACCAGCGAGAGCTGGCCATGTCGACCATCTGGCAGCAGGTGCTCGAGCTGCCCGAGCTCGCGCCCGACGACGACTTCATGGCGCTCGGCGGCGACTCGCTGTCAGCCGAGGAGCTGCTCTCGCTCGTCAAAGAGCACTTCGGGGTCGACGTGCCGTCCGCCGCGATCCTGCAGCACCCGACCCTCCGCGAGTTCACCGCGCGGGTCGTCGCCGAGGCGGCGCCCGAGCCGGCGAACCCCGACGTCGTCTCGTTCCACCCCGACGCGGCGGGCACGCCGTTCTTCGGGTTCGCGGGCGCAGGAGCCCTGGCGCTCACCTTCCTGCCCCTCGCGAAGCGCTTCCCCGACAGCCCGTTCCACGCCTTCCAGCAGCACGGCATCGAGCGGCGCGCGGTGCCCGACCGCAGCGTCGAGGCCATGGCCGCCCGGCACGCGAGGTCGATCGTCGACCTCCACCCGTCGGGCCCGTACCGCCTCATCGGCCACTCGTTCGGCGGTGTCGTCGCGCTCGAGGTCGCGCGGCAGCTGACCGAGGCGGGGCGCGAGGTCGAGTCGGTCACGATCCTCGACACGTACCTGCCGCGCAACGTCGAGACGGCGGACTCCGAAGAGTCGCCTGCGGCCGACGAGTCCCTCGCGGTTTCCGGGGGGCAGGAGCCGACGCTGGCCACCGGCCCGATCCGAGCCCTCGCCGGCGTGAAGGCGCTGCCGTCCGTCCTCCTGCACCGGCTCGTCCCCGACGGCCTGCCGCCGCGCGACGAGTACGGCCGCCAGATCCGCGCCCACCTCGCGGGCTACCTCGTTCATCGCGGCCAGCGCCAGTACGACTCGTTCTTCGACCGCTCTGTGCTGCTCATGCGCAAGCACGTCGTGCGGCCGTGCCCGGGCCGTGCCGCGCTGGTGCTCGCCGACGAGAACCCCGACGGGCCCCTCGCCTGGGACGGCGTGCTCACGGGCGACCGGCGCGACATCGTCATCGAGGCCGAGCACACGTCGATCCTGCGCGAGCCCTTCGTGGCTCAGCTCGCCGACGAGCTGCGCGCGTTCGTCGACGCTGCGCCCGTCTCCGCCTAG